ATATTGACACGCAGGTGGCGGATTATACACAGGTGTTTGATGCCTTAGACGGTCGCCCGCTCGTGGTGCGTACCTTAGATGTCGGTGGCGATAAACCTTTGCCATATCTGCCCATGCCGTTTGAAGACAACCCATTTTTGGGGGTGCGTGGCATTCGCTTGACCCTAAGACAGCCTGCTTTATTAGAAAATCAGCTCATCGCCTTGATTAAGGCGTCCAAGGGGCGTGATTTGCGTATCATGTTTCCCATGATAGGCAGATTAGAAGAATGGCACGATGCCAAAGCCATACTAGATAAAGTACTGACCGACCACCCCCATGACAAGCTCCAAGTAGGCATGATGATAGAAGTACCAAGTGCGGCGGTCATGGCGGATGTGTTTGCCAGTGAAGTGGACTTTTTTAGCATTGGCACCAACGACTTGACTCAGTATGCCCTTGCCATTGACCGTGGTCATGCCACGCTCTCAAAGGACGCGGACGGTCTGCACCCAAGCGTGCTAAGACTTATCCAAAACACCGTTGCCAACGCCCACGCTCACGGCAAATGGGTGGGCGTGTGTGGCGAGCTGGCAGGCGATGAGCGAGCCATACCGATACTGGTGGGGCTGGGCGTGGACGAGCTGTCCATGTCGGCAGGCAGTATCGCCCTTGCCAAGGCGGTGGTGCGTGAGCTAAACTTTGCCGATTGCCAGTACCTTGCCAAAAAAGCCCTAGCCTGCACCAGTGCTGGCGAAGTGCGTGCCTTGACCGTTGCTAAGGAATCCTAAGATGACACAAGTACTTTGCATTACCCTAAACCCTGCCATTGACCTAACTGTCAGTCTGGACGAATTAAAACTAGGAGCGGTCAATCGTGCCGTATCTAGCCAAATGGACGCCGCAGGCAAGGGGCTAAATGGGGCTCAGATTTTGGCGGATTTGGGTGTGGATACCGTTGCCACAGGGTTCTTAGGTGGCGATAATGACGGCATTTTTAATCGGCTCTTTGGCGAGCGTGAAGCACTCAATCACAGCGAAAATTTGGGTCAAGTGGTGGATAACTTTGTGCGTGTGGCAGGCATTACTCGCACCAACATTAAGCTTACCGATGATTATTATGGCATTGGGCGTACCACAGATGTCAATGGACAAGGGTTTGTGGTTACCGAGACCGACAAACTGCACTTTTTTGAGCAGGTGGCACAGCTTGCCCCTACCTGTGATGCGGTGCTGATTGCTGGCAGTTTGGCGACAGGTTTTGGTTTGTCGGATTTTGACCATTTGTTGACGGTTTTGACCGACATTCATGAT
This Moraxella sp. K1664 DNA region includes the following protein-coding sequences:
- a CDS encoding 1-phosphofructokinase, translated to MTQVLCITLNPAIDLTVSLDELKLGAVNRAVSSQMDAAGKGLNGAQILADLGVDTVATGFLGGDNDGIFNRLFGEREALNHSENLGQVVDNFVRVAGITRTNIKLTDDYYGIGRTTDVNGQGFVVTETDKLHFFEQVAQLAPTCDAVLIAGSLATGFGLSDFDHLLTVLTDIHDKVAVDVSGEALKIAMRYPLWLIKPNTDELTEVFGVPVESLDEQVALFDEIHSDIEHIFVSMGERGVHWLRRHGETRELYRAVPPTMKIKSTVGAGDTFVAGMIFGLLANDEPQTALVRATALSAHAVSIIGFKVPEQDVLNDLIEQVAVEKLA